Part of the Ammospiza nelsoni isolate bAmmNel1 chromosome 6, bAmmNel1.pri, whole genome shotgun sequence genome is shown below.
TTAGGGACACTGGGAcaaggctggagcagccaggtgGGCACTGAGGTGGAGTTGGGGCTCTCTTGGTGGGCACggagagcactgggaatgggatccGGGAACCCAGGTTGTGCACTGGGAGTCGTGGCACGGGGCTGGGACACCCGGGGGGGGCACCGGGGACACTGGGAGGAGACAGGGTGCCCCGAGGGCAGGGTGGGGCGCGCGAGGCGGGGTCCTTACTGCGGGCTGGCTGACGGCACCGATCCAGACCAGGCCGGCATTGGTGTGCCGGCgcgccaggagcagcaggaaggtgtTGGTGTGGGAATCGTGGATCGAGGCCAGGCGCCCGCGGTAGCGCCGGGCACAGATGCGCTGCAGGGACACGGCTGTCAGGGTGGGCACCGATgcccccaggctgagccccctcccagctcagcccaccccatcccacctgggCACGGCGGAAGCTCCGGCAGCGGGGGAAGATGACGTAGCGGCAGGTGGCGGTGCCCGGCATGCTGGGGACACCGGGTGCCTGCTTGTCACTGCCCCCCCGGCACCCGCTGAACTCCTCAGGCATCTCCAGCTCCGTCAcgtcctcctcatcctccaccGCAGGGCTGGCAAGAGCTGGGGACACTGGCTGGGTCACCCTGGGatcaggggtgtccccaggatGTCCCCGGGAGCAggggggggggtgtgggggACGCTCACCGGAGTGGCTGACAGGAactgtgcccagcagggccagagcaaTCAGCAGGCAGGGCCgcatggcacagggacactggggacaccacTAGCACCCTTGGGAGATCCCAGAGTGCCATCACTCTCAGCCACCCTGGGAACATCCCCATGCCACCCCCAGCGTCACCCTGtcctccccatgtcccctcgGAAACCCTTCATATCCCCACTGTCCCTCTGCCATCCCCAGTGCCACTCCATGCCCcatcccctctgccacccccagtgccacccccagcaTCACCCTGtcctccccatgtcccctcgGAAACCCCCCATATCCCCACTGTCCCTCCcccatccccagtgccaccccatgCCCcgtccccagtgccacccccagaGACCCCAGCCCTCCTGTGTCCACCATCTGCCCAGTTCCTCACTTCCCACCCTTGGGTCACTCCCTCCCCTTGCTATCCTGTGCCATTCTGTCCCCCACCATGCCCCCTCCACCCCTGGGCCCCCCATTGACAGACTGAGGaaccccccagccctggcagctgagggcTGAGCCCACCCCCGTGTTCCTCTCTCCGCTCCTCACCTGGGTcttgtggggctgtgcccactgccACCCTTATATTGGTGACAGGGACACGTGCCCCCAACCACAGCCTTGTGACATCCTCAACCACCAACTGttggggacatggtgggggACACCCCAGGAGGGCTCTGTCAGCgccctgcccagccagtgccacagcctggggTGGGCTTGGTCcaggggaggggctgtggggtttggggtgcagggtgTGGGGAGGGGTCTGTGGGCATTTGGGGTGCAGggtgtggggagggggctgtggggtttggggtacagggtgtggggagggggctgtgggCGTTTGGGGTGCAGGTTGGTAGTACAGGGGCTCAGGGAGGTTGGGGTACAGTGGCTGGAGGGATTGGGGTGCAGAGGTGCACAAggtgtggggagggggctgtgaGAGTTTGGGGTGCAGGTTGACAGTGCAGGGGCTCAGGGAAATTGGGGTGCAGGGGTGCACAAtgtgtggggagggggctgtgaGAGTTTGGGGTGCAGGTTGACAGTGCAGGGGCTCAGGGAGATTGGGCGCAGGGGCTGGAGGCATTGGGGTGCAGGGGTGCACAGGGCATGGAGATAAGGATtgggggagctgtgggtgctcagCTGCAGGCCGGGGGGCTGGTCAGGGCAATGAGAGATTTAGGGGGGCTCAGTGGGGTCTGTGGGCAAACGGCCAGGCCGGACCAGGGGGCCACGGCCGTTGGAAAGGAAATGGCCCTTGGGCAAGCATGGCCGGCGGGAGATGCTATCAGCACCCCAACATCCCCtctgcacccccagcacccccagcccagcccgtgCTGCACCCCAAACACCCGCCTTGCACCCCTCAAACTGGAGCAGCCCCCGCCCCTGCACCCACCCTCTGCCTTGGCACCCCCAACCTGCAGCCCCCCTTCCCTGGGGGCCAAGGACTCCCttctccccagtgccaccccaatgtccccatggtgtccccagggccaggctgggtgaTGCAAGGCTGTGGTGGTGACATGTGGCTTTGTCCCCCCTATAAAGGGGACAATGGGCAGGGCCCCCCAGACCt
Proteins encoded:
- the LOC132075114 gene encoding bone marrow proteoglycan-like, producing the protein MRPCLLIALALLGTVPVSHSALASPAVEDEEDVTELEMPEEFSGCRGGSDKQAPGVPSMPGTATCRYVIFPRCRSFRRAQRICARRYRGRLASIHDSHTNTFLLLLARRHTNAGLVWIGAVSQPAVPYPNCHWTDRSPWNYSRWVRGHPLPGRRFCTALCTNNGLWRSVRCKRQLPFICEI